The genomic segment GCCACTTTGCGGGGGGTACGCCCGTCTTGCTACGAAATTGTCGTATGAGATGTGTGTAGTCTGAGAAGCCGGTTTCAACCGCGATCTGGTCGATCGTGAGATCTGTCGATAAAAGGAGGGCACGGACTTCCTTGAGGCGGGCATCGAGCTGCCATTGATAGGGCGAGATCCCAGTAGAAGCTTTGAATGCGCGGGCGAAATGCCATTGCGAGAGCCCGACTAGAGCGGCAAGCTCCTGCAGCTCGACCTGAGCTGGAAGACGAAGACGCATGTAGTCAGTCACCCGTCGAAGTTGCCAACTTGAGAGCGTACCAGATCGAGATTGATTTTCACGGGACTCAAACGCAATTGCAAAAATCGCGGCTGTCAGGCTGTCACCATAGAGCTGGTATGAGACATCGTCCGCAGGAATTGCCGTCAACATCGTCACCAATTTCCATATTCTTGGCTCATCGATTTT from the Agrobacterium vaccinii genome contains:
- a CDS encoding helix-turn-helix domain-containing protein gives rise to the protein MNTREAELLGLPFNIRDIATWTQTWNNVRVDITKAHYTEGEILHPLGYEAMTRLSVNLDEVGGNTEPRLSKFVGDPAEHKPRNIAFAPAGIPLWGFSSGVKFVYDATVIFDLDALSERFEHHVSRARAEAPRVKIDEPRIWKLVTMLTAIPADDVSYQLYGDSLTAAIFAIAFESRENQSRSGTLSSWQLRRVTDYMRLRLPAQVELQELAALVGLSQWHFARAFKASTGISPYQWQLDARLKEVRALLLSTDLTIDQIAVETGFSDYTHLIRQFRSKTGVPPAKWRRLNRS